A part of Methanothermobacter sp. genomic DNA contains:
- a CDS encoding ABC transporter permease, which translates to MNLLTVTKWELRGTFRSRKFLFIFIFQILVLSLTIFMFSGFIEMIGEGSTFTPSLRGFAELSVTDPAGIISGQLNPDVLYIHGGAESRLVVDNFTGIPLNATLYLDYSDPRRTVVRDEVEAAVERASTIITRELIETPKPRPEVREETRGEALPLQLVRRVMVSILLFLPVFLFGNLVVDSIVGEKERKTGEALIAMPIRRSEIIIGKCLSVAATVALQVGVWLILIMAAGFQISNPAGAYLTVVLSSTPIIGLTALISVYAKNYREAGIGITFAYIIAAAYLIVPALAYMAGSSGSLSPMTLTIKLISGVNLNAADLIPPLFSILILNILFYGLAVRLFSRDDVVFGPRPGILRLMVRP; encoded by the coding sequence ATGAATCTCCTAACAGTTACAAAATGGGAACTCAGGGGAACATTCAGAAGCCGTAAATTCCTCTTCATATTCATATTCCAGATATTGGTACTTTCACTCACCATATTCATGTTCAGTGGCTTCATTGAGATGATTGGCGAGGGAAGCACATTCACCCCCTCCCTCAGGGGTTTTGCAGAGCTCAGTGTCACCGACCCCGCAGGTATCATCTCCGGGCAGCTGAACCCCGACGTCCTCTATATACATGGGGGTGCAGAATCCAGGCTCGTGGTCGATAACTTCACCGGCATCCCCCTGAATGCAACACTCTACCTTGACTATTCTGATCCAAGAAGGACCGTTGTGAGGGACGAGGTGGAAGCCGCGGTTGAAAGGGCCTCCACCATTATAACCAGGGAACTCATTGAAACCCCGAAGCCGAGACCTGAGGTCCGTGAGGAGACAAGGGGTGAGGCCCTTCCACTTCAGCTTGTGAGACGGGTCATGGTTTCCATTCTCCTCTTTCTCCCGGTTTTCCTGTTCGGAAACCTCGTGGTGGACAGTATCGTGGGTGAAAAGGAGAGGAAAACAGGTGAAGCCCTTATTGCAATGCCCATAAGGCGTTCTGAGATAATCATCGGGAAGTGCCTCTCTGTTGCCGCGACGGTGGCTTTGCAGGTGGGTGTATGGTTGATCCTCATAATGGCGGCCGGTTTCCAGATAAGCAACCCGGCAGGTGCCTATCTAACCGTTGTGCTCTCATCAACACCCATCATAGGGCTCACGGCACTCATATCGGTCTATGCAAAGAACTACCGTGAGGCAGGGATAGGTATAACCTTTGCCTACATAATCGCAGCAGCATACCTGATTGTGCCGGCCCTCGCCTACATGGCGGGTTCCTCAGGATCCCTCTCACCCATGACCCTCACAATAAAGTTGATATCAGGAGTTAACCTGAATGCAGCTGACCTCATACCGCCCCTCTTCTCAATCCTCATACTCAACATCCTCTTCTATGGCCTTGCAGTCAGATTATTCAGCAGGGATGATGTGGTTTTTGGTCCAAGACCCGGTATTTTAAGGTTGATGGTGAGACCATGA